One window of the Lacerta agilis isolate rLacAgi1 chromosome 17, rLacAgi1.pri, whole genome shotgun sequence genome contains the following:
- the LOC117039214 gene encoding protein S100-A2-like, whose amino-acid sequence MEQYQTLEQALGGLVCTFQRYCRKEGDRRTLSKGELKELLENELPSLKTLQIKDGALEELMALLDTNNDNQVDFEEYIRFIAAACTFFHDFFRDSPPVQPRLL is encoded by the exons ATGGAGCAGTATCAGACTCTGGAGCAGGCCCTCGGCGGGCTGGTTTGCACTTTCCAGCGCTACTGCCGGAAGGAAGGCGACAGGCGCACACTCAGCAAAGGGGAACTGAAGGAACTCTTGGAAAACGAGCTTCCCAGCCTGAAAACC cTTCAAATAAAAGACGGTGCTTTAGAAGAGTTGATGGCATTGCTGGATACGAACAACGACAACCAGGTGGACTTTGAAGAGTACATCCGCTTCATCGCGGCGGCCTGCACCTTCTTCCACGACTTCTTCCGGGACAGCCCTCCGGTCCAGCCCCGACTGCTATGA
- the LOC117039056 gene encoding protein S100-A4-like: MARVVTSPHILPCSLLDRFGVWLLWFREHPKMASPLEKALEVMVTTFHNYSGKEGDKYKLNKAELKELLLKELPGFLGKKKDEASFQRIMSNLDNNKDNEVDFQEYAVFLACVAMMCNDFFQGYPDKMPRSK, translated from the exons ATGGCTCGAGTTGTCACAAGCCCTCATATCCTGCCCTGTAGCCTCCTCGATCGCTTCGGTGTTTGGTTGCTGTG GTTCCGAGAGCATCCGAAAATGGCGAGTCCCCTGGAGAAGGCCCTGGAGGTGATGGTCACAACTTTCCACAACTACTCCGGCAAGGAAGGAGACAAGTACAAGCTGAACAAGGCAGAGCTGAAAGAGCTTCTCCTGAAGGAGCTGCCTGGGTTCCTCGGG AAAAAGAAGGACGAGGCGAGTTTCCAGAGGATCATGAGCAACTTAGACAACAACAAAGACAACGAGGTGGACTTCCAAGAGTACGCCGTCTTCCTGGCCTGCGTGGCCATGATGTGCAACGATTTCTTCCAGGGCTACCCCGACAAGATGCCGAGGAGCAAGTGA